One window of Dehalococcoidia bacterium genomic DNA carries:
- a CDS encoding isoprenylcysteine carboxylmethyltransferase family protein, which yields MSFIPVFEIGVWNAWIFMLYIPLHPLLMMLIDKAVGTGGMSQKMASVPHNKTEKRTFYSSMAILLLLLIYSVFLPLKLGTIWSYIGLPIYVVGLTMFMISIVNIATTPLGEPFAKGIYRYSRHPMSFFEVLTFIGVGIASASWVFLLFSIIYTIISFITAVPEERFCLEKYGDAYREYMNRTPRWIGLPKSG from the coding sequence ATGTCGTTTATACCGGTTTTCGAGATAGGGGTATGGAATGCCTGGATTTTTATGCTTTATATTCCTTTACATCCTCTTTTAATGATGCTAATTGATAAAGCGGTGGGGACAGGAGGTATGTCCCAAAAAATGGCGAGCGTACCGCATAACAAGACTGAAAAAAGAACCTTCTATTCTTCGATGGCAATTCTTCTTCTCCTCCTCATATACTCTGTTTTCCTGCCGTTGAAATTAGGGACAATATGGTCTTACATAGGTCTTCCCATTTACGTAGTAGGGTTGACTATGTTTATGATATCTATCGTGAATATTGCTACTACCCCACTTGGTGAACCCTTTGCCAAAGGAATATATCGCTATTCAAGACATCCTATGTCTTTCTTCGAAGTTTTAACCTTTATAGGGGTGGGTATAGCTTCAGCTTCGTGGGTTTTTCTACTGTTTTCCATTATATATACAATTATTTCGTTTATTACTGCAGTTCCTGAAGAACGCTTCTGTCTCGAGAAGTATGGCGATGCCTATCGCGAGTATATGAATAGGACCCCGAGATGGATAGGACTCCCCAAATCAGGGTAG
- the recR gene encoding recombination mediator RecR produces the protein MADLNTHSVPTAQPVARLIEEFHKLPGIGPKTAQRLTYFLIRMPHEEARALAEAILAVKDKIVLCSTCQNITDADPCIICRGDGRDLTKICVVAEPLDILPLERTREYKGLYHVLHGVISPMEGIGPDDLKIRELLSRLQDGVVTEVILATNPNLEGEATSMYLQRLISPLGIRVTRLARGLPFGADLEYADEVTLTRALENRQEI, from the coding sequence ATGGCTGATTTGAATACCCATTCTGTGCCCACCGCCCAGCCGGTAGCCCGCCTCATCGAGGAGTTCCACAAGCTGCCGGGCATCGGCCCCAAGACCGCCCAGCGGCTCACCTACTTCCTGATTCGCATGCCCCACGAGGAGGCACGCGCCCTCGCCGAGGCTATCCTCGCGGTAAAGGACAAGATCGTCCTGTGCTCCACCTGCCAGAACATCACCGATGCCGACCCCTGTATCATCTGCCGCGGGGACGGGCGGGACCTCACCAAGATATGCGTCGTGGCCGAACCCCTGGACATCCTCCCACTGGAGCGCACCAGGGAATATAAAGGGCTTTACCATGTACTCCATGGGGTCATCTCTCCTATGGAAGGCATCGGACCCGATGACCTCAAGATCAGGGAGCTTCTATCACGGCTCCAGGACGGCGTGGTGACCGAGGTCATCCTGGCCACCAACCCCAACCTCGAGGGGGAGGCCACCTCCATGTACCTGCAGCGGCTCATCAGCCCGCTGGGAATTAGGGTCACCCGCCTCGCCCGCGGGCTACCCTTCGGCGCCGATTTGGAGTATGCCGACGAGGTCACCCTCACCCGCGCCCTGGAGAACCGCCAGGAGATTTAA
- a CDS encoding YbaB/EbfC family nucleoid-associated protein yields the protein MNKIIMRQARQFQEKLEKIQQELEKETVEASSGGGAVTVVMTGQQLVQSVKISPEAADDTEMLEDLVLTAMNEAVKKAKELAASRLGALTGGLNIPGLT from the coding sequence ATGAATAAAATTATAATGCGTCAGGCCCGCCAGTTTCAGGAAAAACTGGAGAAGATCCAGCAGGAGCTGGAAAAGGAAACGGTGGAAGCCAGCTCGGGCGGCGGCGCGGTAACGGTGGTGATGACCGGGCAGCAACTGGTCCAGTCGGTGAAGATCTCGCCCGAGGCGGCGGATGATACAGAGATGCTGGAGGACCTGGTGCTCACCGCGATGAACGAGGCGGTTAAGAAAGCGAAGGAGCTTGCCGCAAGCCGCCTCGGTGCCCTGACCGGCGGTCTTAATATCCCCGGCCTGACCTAA